In a genomic window of Clostridia bacterium:
- a CDS encoding [cytidine(C)-cytidine(C)-adenosine (A)]-adding enzyme: MSGEDREAGSGEPTSPHLSARAVPAQVVEVVVGLRRHGHAAFITGGAVRDMVIGGRVPEDWDVATSALPDAVQAIFDHTVPTGLLHGTLTVVHDGMCIEVTTYRADGPYLDGRHPEYVEFLGDIEGDLARRDFTVNAMAFDPITEGLIDPFGGQSDIQARVIRTVGPPEDRFREDRLRVMRAVRFAAGLGFDVEAATLESVAAFAPRITEVSVERITDEILKMLRGPAPARGFRLMKQTGLLHYIIPELDLAPADDLEMAICTCQLAPADVEIRLAALLRAAIPRQSAALARLRLPNATVRRVEKLVQYDGRLETCEFARSAPGLRRLAAQAGRGFLVDLAWLAEARLSAASQVVPVQDGKGFPGTLRPPVAQGLVAAARQAISSGAPMGVEDLAVTGGDVMRTLGIKPGPEVRRVLLSLLDAALDDPSVNNRDALLAMMPAAAARVRDS; encoded by the coding sequence TTGAGTGGCGAGGATCGCGAGGCGGGATCCGGCGAACCGACATCTCCCCATCTGTCTGCCAGGGCAGTGCCTGCGCAGGTCGTGGAGGTTGTCGTGGGGCTTCGTCGGCACGGACACGCCGCATTCATCACCGGAGGGGCGGTGCGCGACATGGTCATCGGCGGCCGGGTTCCGGAGGATTGGGACGTGGCCACATCTGCCCTTCCAGATGCGGTGCAGGCGATATTCGATCATACTGTTCCGACCGGGCTTCTGCATGGGACTCTCACCGTCGTACATGACGGCATGTGCATCGAAGTCACCACCTACCGTGCGGACGGCCCGTATCTTGACGGTCGTCACCCGGAGTATGTGGAGTTCCTTGGGGACATTGAGGGCGATCTCGCCAGACGGGATTTCACAGTGAATGCTATGGCCTTCGATCCAATCACAGAAGGTCTCATCGATCCGTTCGGTGGTCAATCAGATATCCAGGCTCGAGTGATTCGGACCGTGGGGCCTCCTGAAGACAGGTTCAGGGAGGATCGGCTCAGGGTGATGCGGGCGGTGCGATTCGCGGCAGGCCTAGGGTTCGATGTGGAGGCTGCCACCCTGGAGAGTGTGGCGGCGTTCGCGCCGCGTATAACCGAAGTCTCAGTTGAACGGATCACCGATGAGATTCTGAAGATGCTCCGGGGCCCTGCTCCTGCCAGAGGTTTTCGGCTGATGAAACAGACGGGGCTTCTTCATTACATTATCCCCGAGCTAGACCTCGCCCCCGCGGATGATCTTGAGATGGCCATCTGCACCTGTCAGCTTGCCCCTGCGGATGTGGAAATCCGCCTGGCTGCGCTTCTTCGCGCGGCGATCCCTCGGCAGTCTGCGGCTCTGGCGAGGCTGCGTCTGCCGAACGCCACTGTACGGAGAGTGGAGAAGCTAGTTCAATATGATGGGCGGCTGGAAACTTGCGAATTCGCCCGCTCCGCGCCAGGGCTCAGGCGCCTTGCAGCTCAGGCTGGCCGTGGGTTCCTTGTGGATCTCGCCTGGCTTGCCGAGGCGCGCCTTTCTGCGGCAAGCCAGGTCGTGCCGGTACAGGATGGCAAGGGCTTTCCGGGCACTCTACGCCCTCCGGTCGCACAAGGCCTTGTAGCTGCAGCCCGCCAGGCGATCTCCTCTGGCGCGCCTATGGGAGTGGAGGATCTCGCCGTTACAGGCGGCGACGTCATGCGCACCCTTGGGATCAAACCTGGCCCAGAGGTTAGGCGGGTGCTGCTCAGCCTTCTGGATGCTGCCCTGGATGACCCGTCGGTCAACAACCGAGATGCTCTTCTCGCGATGATGCCCGCCGCAGCGGCAAGGGTTCGTGATTCATAG
- a CDS encoding glycerate kinase, translated as MRVVVAPDSFKGSLTAAEVCQGVEDGFRRVFPDADIVSIPMADGGEGTVQSLVDATGGRIVEREARGPLGAPVKAFYGILGDGATAVIEMASASGLPLVESGRRNPLIATTWGTGELISAALDEGCRRFIVGIGGSATNDGGAGAAQALGAHLLDSDGMEIGPGGAELSRLARIDLSRMDPRVMESEFVVACDVDNPLTGPRGASAVYGPQKGATPEMVRKLDDALRNYSGIILRDLGMDINGMPGAGAAGGLGGGLVAFAHATLRRGVHIVRDTTQLREKMVGADLVITGEGRIDFQTLYGKTPMGVAEVAAELRIPVVVIAGSISDDARGLYDHGIGALLTIVKGPCTVDQAIERAEALVRDAAETLARIWALRAGKIE; from the coding sequence GTGCGTGTGGTGGTTGCGCCCGACTCATTCAAAGGAAGCCTTACGGCGGCCGAGGTGTGCCAGGGAGTTGAGGACGGATTCCGGAGGGTCTTCCCTGATGCGGACATCGTGTCGATTCCAATGGCCGATGGTGGAGAGGGGACCGTGCAATCCCTGGTCGATGCCACTGGCGGTAGGATTGTGGAGCGCGAGGCAAGGGGCCCGCTCGGCGCCCCGGTCAAGGCGTTCTACGGAATTCTGGGGGATGGCGCGACGGCAGTCATCGAAATGGCCTCCGCATCCGGGCTTCCGCTTGTGGAAAGCGGCCGGCGAAATCCCCTGATAGCAACCACTTGGGGAACGGGAGAACTCATATCCGCCGCGCTTGACGAAGGCTGCAGGCGGTTCATCGTTGGAATAGGCGGCAGCGCTACGAACGATGGCGGGGCAGGTGCAGCGCAGGCCCTCGGCGCCCACCTCCTCGATTCCGATGGCATGGAGATCGGGCCCGGCGGCGCAGAACTCTCCCGGCTTGCTCGTATCGATCTATCTCGCATGGATCCGCGGGTGATGGAATCGGAGTTCGTTGTGGCGTGCGATGTGGACAACCCTCTCACAGGCCCTAGAGGGGCGTCTGCAGTATATGGGCCGCAGAAGGGCGCCACGCCTGAGATGGTGAGGAAGCTCGACGATGCGCTCCGCAACTACTCCGGGATCATCCTGCGCGATCTGGGCATGGATATAAATGGCATGCCCGGAGCAGGCGCCGCCGGGGGCCTAGGCGGAGGGCTTGTGGCATTTGCCCATGCCACGCTGAGGCGCGGCGTTCACATCGTGCGCGATACTACCCAGCTTCGTGAGAAGATGGTCGGCGCCGATCTGGTGATCACGGGCGAAGGGCGAATCGATTTCCAGACCTTATACGGAAAGACGCCGATGGGTGTGGCTGAGGTCGCCGCGGAGCTCAGGATCCCAGTTGTTGTGATCGCGGGGTCAATCTCCGATGATGCCAGGGGCCTCTACGATCACGGAATCGGCGCCCTGCTTACGATAGTGAAAGGCCCCTGCACTGTGGACCAGGCTATCGAACGGGCAGAGGCGCTGGTTCGAGATGCTGCGGAGACTCTAGCACGGATCTGGGCCCTCCGTGCAGGGAAGATCGAGTGA
- the murD gene encoding UDP-N-acetylmuramoyl-L-alanine--D-glutamate ligase: MATPVQEHVLAGIAGKRAAVIGMGVTNTPLVRFLVRAGVRVTACDRKPEAELSAEIAALSGLGVEFALGTSYLDDLDGFDILYLSPGVNPNQPEIEAAHAQGAAFGSEIDLVLRLSSAPVIGITGSSGKTTTTTLTGLILREDARRFHPERTVHVGGNIGTPLIDRVMSVGRDDLIVLELSSFQLRPLRISPHIGAVLNITPNHLDIHPDMEDYISSKENIVKCQTEDDWGVFGADNAPSLSMSERAPGQVMLFSAEHPVPRGAFLRGDSLILRGPEGDESEAAVVHRNEILLPGLHNVQNILAAMTVCAGAGADRRSMAEVIRTFKGVEHRLEKAGMSGGVEYINDSIATTPARTMAALRAVETPIVLIAGGYDKRLPFDEMADLAIGHVHTLVLVGVTADKIEQAFASSAARRGVAPPAVIRSNTFRDAVHAAREAASPGDTVLLSPACASYGMFRNFEERGRMFKEIVRQFPG; this comes from the coding sequence ATGGCAACACCAGTCCAGGAGCATGTGCTCGCGGGTATCGCAGGCAAGCGCGCCGCGGTGATCGGTATGGGAGTGACCAACACTCCACTCGTGCGCTTCCTCGTTCGCGCAGGTGTGCGGGTCACGGCGTGCGACCGCAAGCCCGAGGCTGAACTCTCGGCCGAGATCGCGGCGCTGTCGGGGCTTGGCGTGGAGTTTGCGCTAGGTACTTCTTACCTCGATGACCTTGACGGCTTCGATATCCTGTACCTATCTCCAGGGGTCAATCCGAATCAGCCTGAGATCGAGGCGGCCCATGCCCAGGGTGCGGCGTTTGGCTCAGAGATCGATCTCGTGTTGCGCCTGTCCTCTGCACCTGTTATCGGGATAACCGGGAGCTCCGGCAAGACTACGACTACGACTCTCACTGGACTGATCCTCCGGGAAGACGCAAGAAGGTTCCACCCGGAGAGGACAGTGCATGTTGGGGGCAATATCGGAACGCCCCTGATCGATAGGGTAATGAGCGTTGGCAGGGATGATCTCATAGTGCTTGAGCTGAGCAGTTTCCAGCTCAGGCCTTTGCGGATCAGCCCCCATATCGGAGCTGTGCTGAACATCACCCCGAATCATCTGGATATCCACCCGGACATGGAGGACTACATCTCATCAAAAGAGAACATCGTCAAGTGCCAAACTGAAGACGATTGGGGCGTATTCGGCGCCGACAACGCGCCATCTCTGAGCATGTCGGAGAGGGCGCCAGGCCAGGTAATGCTGTTCTCCGCAGAGCACCCGGTTCCGCGGGGCGCATTCCTCCGGGGCGATTCGCTCATTCTTCGGGGGCCAGAGGGTGATGAGTCAGAAGCAGCCGTGGTTCACCGAAACGAGATACTCCTGCCAGGGCTGCATAATGTCCAGAACATCCTGGCTGCGATGACGGTGTGCGCCGGAGCGGGCGCCGACAGAAGATCAATGGCCGAGGTCATAAGGACCTTCAAGGGAGTGGAGCACAGGCTTGAGAAGGCGGGGATGTCGGGAGGCGTTGAGTACATCAACGATTCCATTGCCACAACTCCAGCCCGCACCATGGCGGCGCTTCGCGCAGTGGAAACTCCAATCGTCCTTATTGCAGGCGGCTACGATAAACGCCTTCCCTTCGATGAGATGGCGGATCTTGCCATAGGGCATGTGCACACCCTGGTCCTTGTGGGCGTGACGGCCGACAAAATAGAGCAGGCCTTCGCCTCTTCTGCTGCTCGCAGAGGAGTCGCCCCCCCGGCCGTGATCCGCAGTAACACGTTTCGCGATGCTGTTCATGCTGCGCGTGAGGCTGCAAGCCCAGGCGACACGGTGCTTCTCTCACCTGCCTGTGCAAGCTACGGCATGTTCAGGAATTTCGAAGAGCGAGGCCGGATGTTCAAGGAGATCGTCCGCCAGTTCCCTGGGTAG
- the folD gene encoding bifunctional methylenetetrahydrofolate dehydrogenase/methenyltetrahydrofolate cyclohydrolase FolD has protein sequence MPATIIDGKAVAALIRKGAASKAALFVQESHRAPGLAVVIVGENPASRIYVNNKKKACAECGIYSEEHSLSAATTEDELLNLVRRLNSDPRIDGILVQLPLPDHISDDKVIEAIDPAKDVDGFHPTNVGRMVVGKPSLRPCTPAGIMELIKRTGIDLKGKRAVVVGRSNIVGKPVSLMLLAEHATVTICHSRTADLPGVCREGDVLVAAVGKPEMIKADWIKPGAVVIDVGVNRLADKRVVGDVDFAGASNVASAITPVPGGVGPMTIAMLMQNCVEAAFAARS, from the coding sequence ATGCCTGCGACTATCATCGATGGGAAAGCTGTGGCCGCGTTAATCCGGAAGGGCGCTGCTTCGAAGGCCGCTTTGTTCGTCCAGGAGTCTCATCGCGCACCTGGGCTTGCAGTCGTTATCGTGGGGGAGAATCCCGCGTCCCGCATCTACGTGAACAACAAGAAGAAGGCGTGCGCCGAGTGCGGAATATACTCGGAGGAGCATTCGCTATCTGCCGCAACTACCGAAGATGAACTGCTGAACCTGGTGAGAAGGCTGAACTCCGATCCACGCATCGATGGCATACTGGTGCAGCTTCCGCTTCCCGATCACATCTCCGATGACAAGGTCATTGAGGCCATCGATCCGGCCAAGGATGTGGACGGTTTCCACCCCACAAACGTGGGGAGGATGGTCGTGGGCAAGCCTAGTCTGCGCCCATGTACGCCCGCTGGGATCATGGAGCTTATCAAGCGCACTGGAATCGATCTGAAGGGGAAGCGCGCCGTAGTTGTGGGCAGGAGCAACATCGTGGGAAAGCCAGTCTCCCTCATGCTGCTTGCCGAGCATGCTACTGTGACAATATGCCATTCCAGAACCGCCGATCTCCCTGGAGTATGCCGCGAGGGAGATGTGCTTGTAGCCGCAGTGGGCAAGCCTGAGATGATCAAGGCAGACTGGATCAAGCCAGGAGCGGTGGTAATCGATGTGGGAGTGAATAGGCTCGCCGACAAGAGAGTGGTCGGAGATGTCGATTTCGCAGGCGCCTCCAATGTCGCGAGCGCCATCACTCCTGTGCCTGGCGGAGTTGGCCCGATGACCATAGCCATGCTCATGCAGAACTGCGTGGAAGCTGCCTTCGCCGCTAGGAGCTGA
- a CDS encoding NAD(P)/FAD-dependent oxidoreductase: MSEREYEVLIIGSGPAGLSAALNARVRNKSVAVVSRRLASPSLDKAPSIDNYLGVERIGGADLENRFIEQARGAGAYLLECDVLGLFNLGDSFSAFTSAGDYGCKAVVIATGAVQAASIPGESQYVGSGVSYCATCDGPLYRGKRAVVLGYTAHAAEEANFLAEICSQVTFVAVRGGKAEGVPELREEIRVVRGPAKAIHGAVSVTGVEIEGETIPADGVFVIRDSMPAERLIEGIEVADGAIRVNRDMATNIPGAFAAGDCTGRPYQVAKAVGEGQVAGLSAARYVDALPK, encoded by the coding sequence GTGTCGGAGCGCGAGTACGAAGTGCTTATCATTGGCTCTGGTCCAGCTGGCCTCTCGGCGGCGCTCAATGCTCGAGTTAGGAACAAGTCGGTGGCAGTCGTGTCCCGCAGGCTCGCAAGCCCATCGTTGGACAAGGCCCCATCCATCGATAACTACCTCGGAGTGGAGAGGATTGGAGGGGCAGATCTCGAGAACAGGTTCATCGAACAGGCGCGTGGGGCAGGGGCATATCTTCTCGAGTGCGATGTGCTTGGCCTGTTCAACCTGGGCGATTCCTTTTCCGCGTTTACCAGTGCAGGGGATTACGGCTGCAAGGCGGTTGTGATCGCTACCGGCGCTGTACAGGCCGCTTCGATTCCAGGCGAATCCCAGTACGTTGGATCTGGAGTGAGTTACTGTGCAACGTGCGACGGCCCTCTGTACCGGGGCAAGCGTGCCGTGGTTCTGGGCTACACAGCTCACGCCGCTGAAGAGGCGAACTTCCTTGCGGAGATCTGCTCCCAAGTGACGTTCGTCGCCGTTCGCGGGGGCAAGGCGGAAGGCGTTCCGGAGCTCAGAGAGGAGATCCGTGTGGTGCGCGGCCCGGCGAAGGCGATCCACGGCGCCGTGTCGGTGACTGGAGTGGAGATAGAGGGAGAGACGATTCCCGCTGATGGAGTTTTCGTGATTCGGGATTCCATGCCCGCTGAAAGGCTCATCGAAGGGATTGAGGTGGCAGATGGGGCGATCCGAGTGAACCGCGACATGGCCACGAACATACCGGGCGCGTTCGCCGCGGGCGACTGCACCGGACGGCCGTATCAGGTAGCCAAAGCCGTCGGAGAAGGGCAGGTAGCCGGGCTCTCGGCGGCCAGATACGTCGATGCGCTACCTAAGTAG
- a CDS encoding lipoate--protein ligase family protein yields the protein MTERESKRDSECDSEREAESRSRSQRTAGCMWRIITSPPADGAANMAIDEAILEAVLAGCAPPTLRFYTWNPPCISIGCFQRAQRSADLRRLPGMGFGFVRRPTGGRAVLHADELTYAIAAPLTSVGGTSVLDSYLSISRGLRAGLAAMGIPAEIAPRGGARPGASAACFDSASSYEIMAGGRKIVGSAQTRRGGLSEGALLQQGAIPFSMDFRALAEALALTAEEANDLPNRVATLGEYLGENGRGLAERFSKLVAAITEGLLTELMKEAQPGELSPAEIDAAASLAAKYRSDEWNLLR from the coding sequence GTGACTGAGCGTGAGAGCAAGCGTGATAGCGAGTGTGATAGCGAGCGTGAGGCCGAGAGCAGGAGCAGGTCACAGCGCACTGCAGGCTGCATGTGGCGGATCATAACGAGCCCGCCTGCGGACGGCGCCGCTAATATGGCCATCGACGAGGCAATACTGGAGGCAGTGCTCGCAGGCTGCGCCCCTCCTACCCTCAGGTTCTACACCTGGAATCCACCATGTATATCCATAGGGTGCTTCCAGAGGGCACAGCGAAGTGCTGACCTTCGCCGCCTGCCAGGCATGGGGTTCGGCTTCGTGCGCAGGCCCACTGGCGGCAGGGCAGTTCTCCATGCGGATGAGCTCACCTACGCCATAGCGGCGCCTCTCACATCCGTGGGAGGAACGAGCGTGCTCGACTCGTACCTCTCGATCAGCCGCGGCCTCCGCGCGGGCCTTGCAGCCATGGGAATACCGGCGGAGATCGCGCCTAGGGGAGGGGCACGACCAGGGGCATCCGCTGCATGCTTCGACTCCGCGTCATCCTATGAGATCATGGCAGGCGGGCGCAAGATCGTAGGTTCGGCGCAGACGCGCCGCGGAGGCCTATCTGAAGGCGCTCTTCTCCAGCAGGGCGCCATTCCGTTCTCCATGGACTTCCGCGCTCTGGCGGAGGCGCTTGCGCTCACGGCGGAAGAGGCGAACGACCTTCCGAACCGCGTGGCAACCCTCGGGGAGTATCTTGGAGAAAACGGAAGAGGTCTCGCAGAGCGATTCTCAAAGCTTGTGGCTGCGATTACTGAAGGGCTCCTCACTGAGCTGATGAAAGAGGCTCAGCCGGGGGAATTGTCCCCGGCTGAAATTGACGCCGCAGCATCGCTTGCGGCCAAGTATCGAAGTGACGAGTGGAATCTACTTAGGTAG
- a CDS encoding radical SAM protein, which produces MDFSTLRVSSGAASALGLLKIKSFAAPTTAYVMIGEHCARDCAFCSQARSSIDGNGRLSRVTWPEFRADEFAAALGKAASDGSMKRACAQVIGTATAFEDAVKAVHFLREASGGQVPVSVSFSAMSKLEHVAALVEAGADRVALPIDAANRRLYERVKGHDMAYAMSLISKCASTYPGHIGTHLIAGLGETEQDVASVASAMFSQGVGVGLFAFTPLPGTRLAYAPPPDLRSYRRIQLCLHLMKLGIASLEDFQFDSGRLVGIRLPADIVMGAALSGEAFMTSGCPDCNRPYYNERPGTVPYNYPLPLSGREAEEAASDAAADVRTDVGIGANSSIRSITGGSDE; this is translated from the coding sequence ATGGATTTCTCTACCTTGCGTGTATCATCCGGGGCAGCGTCGGCCCTGGGCTTGTTGAAAATCAAGTCCTTCGCTGCGCCCACCACCGCATATGTGATGATCGGCGAGCACTGCGCCAGGGATTGCGCCTTCTGCTCGCAGGCGCGAAGCAGCATCGATGGAAACGGCAGGCTATCCAGGGTCACATGGCCCGAGTTTCGGGCTGACGAGTTCGCCGCCGCCCTCGGAAAAGCGGCGTCCGACGGCAGTATGAAGCGCGCATGTGCACAGGTGATCGGGACCGCCACCGCGTTTGAGGACGCAGTAAAGGCCGTGCATTTCCTCCGTGAAGCCTCCGGCGGACAGGTTCCGGTGAGTGTGTCGTTCTCTGCCATGTCGAAGCTGGAACATGTCGCAGCGCTGGTCGAAGCAGGCGCCGACCGGGTGGCGCTTCCGATCGACGCCGCAAACAGGCGCCTCTACGAGCGGGTCAAGGGGCATGACATGGCCTATGCAATGAGCCTCATATCGAAGTGTGCATCGACCTACCCAGGCCACATAGGCACTCATCTCATCGCCGGCCTTGGCGAAACTGAACAGGACGTGGCGTCGGTCGCATCGGCCATGTTCTCCCAGGGTGTTGGGGTCGGGCTGTTCGCATTCACTCCTCTTCCCGGAACGAGGCTGGCGTACGCGCCTCCGCCCGATCTGCGGTCGTACCGCCGGATTCAGCTATGCCTGCATCTGATGAAGCTTGGCATAGCGAGCCTGGAGGATTTCCAGTTCGATTCCGGTCGGCTCGTGGGGATACGGCTTCCAGCCGACATAGTGATGGGCGCCGCGCTGTCCGGCGAGGCTTTCATGACGTCCGGCTGCCCCGACTGCAATAGGCCGTATTACAACGAACGCCCCGGGACGGTTCCATACAACTATCCACTTCCCCTTTCTGGAAGGGAGGCAGAGGAGGCCGCTTCAGACGCTGCCGCCGACGTGCGCACAGACGTTGGCATCGGGGCCAATTCGAGTATCAGGAGTATCACTGGAGGCAGCGACGAGTGA
- a CDS encoding radical SAM protein yields the protein MPRTQGAIVFARPSSTAAVSVTGTACALSCAHCGGHYLAGMSPAWEVYSSIESGHAAPKSILVSGGCDSSGAVPLGDWLSRFRELSPETRLNCHAGLVTDTEAQAIAAAADVASFDFVADPRIPKQVYGLDRPIDDYIHSYVALANRVPTVPHICIGLLQESDEAAARGWAEDAGAGAGAGAGAGAGTGSEHGISSECAAIEQLCYLSQYAAPAPPAIVFIVFLPTPGTRFEGRRPPRVEYVIDVIARARRAFPDVPIHLGCMRPGGEYRSRLDSAAVRAGVDLIVRPAPAGAAEARLLGLRIEEIDECCVFAGMQR from the coding sequence ATGCCACGCACACAAGGCGCTATCGTGTTCGCACGTCCATCATCCACAGCTGCAGTATCCGTAACCGGGACTGCATGCGCCCTGTCATGCGCCCATTGCGGCGGGCACTATCTTGCAGGCATGAGCCCAGCCTGGGAAGTTTACAGCTCGATTGAGTCTGGGCACGCGGCTCCCAAGAGCATCCTCGTGAGCGGTGGGTGTGACTCGAGCGGGGCAGTGCCATTGGGCGACTGGCTTTCGCGTTTCAGGGAATTGTCCCCTGAAACCAGGCTGAACTGCCATGCAGGGCTGGTCACTGATACAGAGGCACAGGCCATTGCGGCCGCGGCGGATGTGGCATCGTTCGACTTCGTTGCCGACCCTCGGATACCGAAACAGGTCTACGGCCTTGACCGGCCAATCGACGACTACATCCATTCCTATGTCGCGTTGGCGAACCGGGTCCCAACAGTCCCTCACATCTGCATCGGGCTCCTTCAGGAATCGGACGAGGCAGCGGCGCGGGGATGGGCAGAAGACGCAGGGGCAGGGGCAGGGGCAGGAGCAGGGGCAGGAGCAGGAACAGGGTCAGAACACGGCATTAGCTCGGAGTGCGCAGCCATTGAACAACTGTGCTATCTTTCCCAATATGCGGCGCCTGCCCCGCCGGCGATAGTGTTCATCGTGTTTCTGCCGACTCCAGGCACCCGATTTGAAGGGAGACGCCCCCCGAGAGTGGAATACGTGATAGACGTGATCGCCAGGGCGCGTCGCGCCTTCCCCGATGTCCCGATTCACCTTGGGTGTATGCGCCCGGGCGGGGAGTATCGATCACGGCTGGATTCCGCGGCAGTGAGAGCCGGGGTCGATCTGATAGTGCGGCCGGCGCCAGCTGGGGCGGCGGAGGCGCGTCTGCTTGGGCTTCGCATCGAAGAGATCGATGAATGCTGCGTCTTCGCTGGAATGCAGCGATAA
- the gcvPB gene encoding aminomethyl-transferring glycine dehydrogenase subunit GcvPB — protein sequence MKGPQPLIFELSSPGRTAFGLPDPDVPTAELASLFPARALRTDPPALPEVSEMDVVRHFVNLSQLNHAVDTGFYPLGSCTMKYNPKINEDAARIPGFALLHADEDESASQGALELMYTLERYLCEIAGMDRFTLQPAAGAHGESTGLFVIRAYHESRHDRRDKVLVPDSAHGTNPASAAGAGMEIVQVKSDPRGNVDIEDLRAKAGPDVAALMLTNPNTLGLFDEHLKQITEIVHSAGALLYYDGANANAIMGKSRPGDMGFDVVHLNLHKTFSTPHGGGGPGAGPVGVKSPLEPFLPMPLVKLDEATGKYAWDYDRPQSIGRVHSFNGNFGVLVRAWAYIRALGPDGLRTASEHAVLTANYVMRKLQPYFDLPYDRACKHECVLSGSRQKKSTGVRTLDMAKRLLDFGFHAPTVYFPLIVDEAFMIEPTETESKETLDSFIAAMIRIAKEAEEHPEALHEAPHSTPVGRLDETLAARKPILRYAGRTE from the coding sequence ATGAAAGGCCCGCAACCGCTTATCTTCGAGCTCAGCTCGCCTGGGCGGACCGCTTTCGGCCTTCCCGACCCGGACGTGCCAACCGCTGAACTTGCATCGCTCTTCCCAGCAAGGGCCTTGAGAACCGATCCGCCCGCTCTTCCAGAGGTGAGCGAGATGGATGTGGTCAGGCATTTCGTCAACCTGTCGCAGCTGAACCACGCTGTCGACACAGGATTCTACCCGCTGGGATCGTGCACGATGAAGTACAACCCAAAGATCAACGAGGATGCCGCACGTATCCCGGGCTTTGCTCTCCTCCACGCTGATGAAGACGAATCTGCATCCCAGGGCGCCCTTGAGCTGATGTACACCCTCGAGCGATACCTGTGCGAGATCGCGGGCATGGATCGATTCACCTTGCAGCCTGCGGCTGGCGCCCACGGTGAGAGCACTGGGCTCTTTGTCATCCGAGCTTACCACGAATCGCGCCACGACCGCAGGGATAAGGTGCTCGTCCCCGATTCAGCCCACGGCACCAACCCTGCGAGCGCGGCAGGCGCTGGCATGGAGATCGTCCAGGTTAAGTCGGACCCACGTGGAAACGTCGACATCGAAGACCTGCGGGCGAAGGCAGGTCCTGATGTCGCGGCCCTCATGCTCACCAACCCCAATACCCTTGGGCTCTTCGATGAGCACCTCAAGCAGATCACCGAGATCGTGCACTCGGCAGGCGCGCTGCTGTACTACGACGGCGCCAACGCCAACGCAATCATGGGCAAGTCGCGCCCTGGAGACATGGGCTTCGATGTGGTCCATCTCAACCTGCACAAGACCTTCTCCACGCCTCACGGAGGCGGCGGTCCGGGCGCCGGTCCGGTCGGCGTCAAGAGCCCCCTCGAGCCGTTCCTTCCTATGCCCCTGGTGAAGCTCGACGAGGCGACAGGCAAGTACGCATGGGATTACGACCGGCCTCAGTCCATAGGCAGGGTGCATTCGTTCAATGGCAATTTCGGTGTGTTGGTCCGCGCATGGGCTTACATCAGAGCGCTGGGTCCCGATGGCCTTAGGACAGCTAGCGAGCACGCAGTCCTCACGGCGAACTATGTGATGCGCAAGCTCCAGCCCTACTTCGACTTGCCATATGACCGCGCGTGCAAGCATGAGTGTGTGCTCTCAGGATCCAGGCAGAAGAAGTCCACCGGCGTAAGGACGCTCGACATGGCAAAGCGCCTGCTTGATTTCGGATTCCACGCCCCGACGGTGTACTTCCCCCTCATCGTGGATGAGGCGTTCATGATCGAACCCACTGAAACTGAGAGCAAGGAGACTCTGGATTCGTTCATCGCCGCCATGATCAGGATCGCTAAGGAGGCGGAGGAGCATCCTGAAGCTCTGCACGAGGCGCCGCACTCCACGCCTGTGGGAAGGCTCGATGAAACCTTAGCTGCGCGTAAGCCCATCCTTCGATACGCCGGGAGAACCGAATAA